GCTGAGCACGATCCGGTTACGTCGGGTGATCTGGCTGCTGGGCGGGCTGCTGGTCGCACAGTTCGTCGTGCTGATCTGGTTCGACGTCCGGGCGCTGCAGCTGCCGATGGCGTCCGAGGACTTCACCGCACCGCTCCACCCGGGCTGGCTGTTCAGCGGCTCGTTCGGAATCGCGCTCTGCTTCGCCGTCACCGCGTTCATCGGCCTGGACACCAGCTTGAACTTCGTCCGCGACGTCCGGCAGCCGGCCCGCTCGGTGCCCCGCGCCGCCTACGTCGCCGGCATCCTCATGACTTCGGCATCCGCGTTCAGTGCGTGGGCGGTCGGTGCGGCGACGAGCGGCCAGGCCCGCGCGGCGGTGGCGCCGGACGACGTCGCGACCACGGCCGGCACGACCGGCCAGTCGCTGTTCACGTTGGTCGCGCGGATCGTCGGACCGGAGTCGGCGGCCGGGGTCGCCCGGCTGATCATGTTCACGCTGCTGCTGGCGACGGTCGGTACCGCGGTCGTGCTGCACAAGGCGGTGAACCGGCAGCTCTCCGGGCTGTCGCTCGACGGTGTGCTGCCGCTGTCGTTCCGGCTCGGCGCCCCCGGCGCTTGGCACGTGCGGTCCGTGGTGCCGGCGCTGGCGGCGATCGGGGCGGTGGCGGTCATCGCGAGCGAAGACCGGATCTACGCGCTCTGGCTCGGGCTCGCGAGCGGCCTGGGCATCACCGGTGCGCTCGCGCTCACGTCGGTGAGCGCGCTGGTCTGGTTCCTCCGTAGCGGCGTCGAGGACGAGGCCGAGCTCGGCAGCTGGGAGGGCCGCGCGGTCGCCGGAGCGGTGGCCGCGGTCGTGACCGGCTTCGTTTTTGTCTTCGGCTTGCTGCGGCTGTCGTCGGTGTTCCCGCCTGCGGGCGGTCGGCCGTCGTGGTTGCTCGGTGCGCTGATTGGCGCGGCGTTCTCCGCCGGGGTGATCGCGGCGCTGATGCTCAAGGCCGGTCGGCCGGACGTGTACGCGTCCATCGGCCGCTTCCGTCTCGACGACGACGCGGACGCCGCGCCGCAGGCGCAGTACGACGCCGCGCCGCAGGCGCAGTACGACGCCGCGCCGCAGGCGCAGGCCGCGCCGCAGCAGCAGTTCGCCCCCACGCCGCAGGCGCANGCCGCGCCGCAGCAGCAGTTCGCCCCCACGCCGCAGGCGCAGTACGACGCGGCGCCGCAGCCGCAGTACGACGCGGCGTGGGAGCCCCGGACCGGCCCGGACGCTGCGGTTCCGTCGGCGCCGTCGGTGCCACGGTCGAACGTCGGCGAGCCGACCTACCCGAACTACCCC
This region of Cryptosporangium minutisporangium genomic DNA includes:
- a CDS encoding amino acid permease, whose product is MSHAPLIVAWVAIPGAFQFGHLVAMPLVYVLGGIALLCAALAFTSMARRVRHPGGLYALVSHGLGPAAGLGVACVVLISYLGSLVSLYAVFGMVFSGLVFDIFDVDMPGEIAAVLGVALVSLLSTIRLRRVIWLLGGLLVAQFVVLIWFDVRALQLPMASEDFTAPLHPGWLFSGSFGIALCFAVTAFIGLDTSLNFVRDVRQPARSVPRAAYVAGILMTSASAFSAWAVGAATSGQARAAVAPDDVATTAGTTGQSLFTLVARIVGPESAAGVARLIMFTLLLATVGTAVVLHKAVNRQLSGLSLDGVLPLSFRLGAPGAWHVRSVVPALAAIGAVAVIASEDRIYALWLGLASGLGITGALALTSVSALVWFLRSGVEDEAELGSWEGRAVAGAVAAVVTGFVFVFGLLRLSSVFPPAGGRPSWLLGALIGAAFSAGVIAALMLKAGRPDVYASIGRFRLDDDADAAPQAQYDAAPQAQYDAAPQAQAAPQQQFAPTPQAXAAPQQQFAPTPQAQYDAAPQPQYDAAWEPRTGPDAAVPSAPSVPRSNVGEPTYPNYPSPNYAAPGAPAGGVADGPGYGNGVSVQDASGPGYGANAPAYPVGAQYQPPTYPQPADASPSDEISGQRPGPDNHSWWNRD